Proteins co-encoded in one Candidatus Binatus sp. genomic window:
- the pgl gene encoding 6-phosphogluconolactonase — MPQPKLIILNDAQELYVRAAEETAHITGEAICTHGEFTLCLSGGSTPAATYDLLATRFHLSVDWKEVQFFWGDERCVPPDHAESNYAMANRTMLSKLALRPDQVHRMRGEDPPASAAAAYEDELRKRFGLGAGEFPRFDLVMLGLGDNRHTASLFPGDPAIHETQRLVVAVEVDAEPRGRLTITPPVINNAQRVMFLVAGQGKAAAVKDVLEGPRDPDKFPAQIVAPQDGEVIWLLDKAAASLLSPR, encoded by the coding sequence ATGCCTCAACCGAAATTAATCATTCTGAACGACGCGCAGGAACTCTACGTCCGTGCCGCCGAAGAGACGGCGCATATCACCGGCGAGGCGATCTGCACCCACGGCGAGTTCACGCTCTGTCTCTCGGGCGGTTCGACGCCCGCCGCCACCTACGATTTGCTGGCGACGCGGTTCCATCTGAGCGTCGATTGGAAGGAAGTGCAATTTTTCTGGGGCGACGAACGATGCGTCCCGCCCGATCACGCCGAGAGCAATTACGCGATGGCGAATCGCACGATGCTGAGCAAGCTCGCGCTGCGGCCCGATCAGGTGCATCGGATGCGCGGCGAAGACCCGCCGGCGTCGGCGGCTGCCGCTTACGAAGATGAATTGCGAAAACGGTTCGGCCTCGGCGCCGGTGAGTTCCCGCGCTTCGACCTCGTGATGCTCGGGCTGGGTGACAATCGCCATACTGCATCGCTGTTTCCGGGCGATCCTGCGATTCACGAAACGCAGCGCCTGGTGGTCGCCGTGGAGGTTGACGCCGAGCCGCGGGGCCGCCTCACGATCACGCCGCCGGTGATCAACAATGCGCAGCGCGTGATGTTCCTGGTGGCGGGGCAGGGCAAGGCGGCGGCGGTGAAAGATGTCCTGGAAGGGCCGCGCGACCCGGACAAGTTCCCCGCGCAGATCGTTGCGCCACAGGACGGCGAGGTCATTTGGCTGCTCGACAAAGCCGCCGCCAGTCTGCTTTCGCCGCGCTGA
- a CDS encoding DUF2939 domain-containing protein, whose product MFRFVLRHFTAVLIVAAVAGWALFYLPQTPSWAVLRMKQAIDARDGDGASRYVDFESVVKRAGHEMVSKQGGSDPLSAMIGNAAIDLFAKPMAQITRAWAVKKVDDGAREVQMPGAAVAASIVLLHRNGDTAFTDFKDNKGQEWEIHMARGEDGAWRVTEIKNIEQLLQKLQHDQQKHIDAP is encoded by the coding sequence ATGTTTCGATTCGTATTGCGCCACTTCACCGCGGTTCTGATCGTTGCCGCAGTCGCCGGCTGGGCTTTGTTTTACCTGCCGCAGACTCCGAGCTGGGCCGTGCTCCGGATGAAGCAGGCGATCGACGCGCGCGACGGCGACGGCGCTTCCCGATACGTCGATTTTGAAAGCGTCGTGAAGCGCGCGGGTCACGAGATGGTGAGCAAGCAGGGCGGCAGCGACCCGCTAAGCGCGATGATCGGGAACGCGGCGATCGATCTTTTTGCCAAGCCGATGGCGCAGATAACGCGGGCGTGGGCGGTCAAGAAAGTCGATGACGGTGCGCGCGAGGTGCAGATGCCCGGCGCGGCGGTGGCGGCCTCGATCGTGCTTTTGCATCGAAACGGCGACACGGCGTTCACGGACTTCAAGGACAACAAGGGGCAGGAGTGGGAAATCCACATGGCGCGCGGTGAGGACGGCGCCTGGCGCGTTACCGAAATCAAAAACATCGAGCAACTGCTGCAAAAGCTCCAGCACGACCAACAGAAGCATATCGACGCGCCTTAG
- a CDS encoding PadR family transcriptional regulator, translating to MAASNAIYSGLIRLHILHHASKEPIFGLGIIEELGRHGYRLSAGTLYPLLHGLEREGYLRSFEKRNGRHARRLYKATPKGRQALREAKSRVRELFAELFEDE from the coding sequence ATGGCGGCATCCAACGCAATCTATTCGGGTCTGATCCGGCTGCACATCCTTCACCATGCGTCGAAAGAGCCGATCTTCGGCTTGGGGATTATCGAGGAGCTGGGACGCCATGGTTACCGGCTGAGCGCTGGGACCCTGTATCCCCTGCTGCATGGATTGGAACGCGAAGGCTATCTGCGCTCTTTTGAGAAAAGGAACGGCCGGCATGCCCGCCGTCTCTACAAAGCAACTCCAAAGGGCCGCCAAGCGTTGCGCGAGGCGAAGAGCAGGGTCCGCGAGTTGTTCGCCGAACTGTTCGAAGATGAGTGA
- a CDS encoding DoxX family protein, whose product MNKFLVSSRNAGSVIFIRVAVGLIFLTQGILKYIDPHMGVLRFAKLGFPYPGYTAHFVGTFEIACGLLVLFGLFTSVASVPLLIVILTAIATTKIPELFHSGQGFWFMVSDARTDFAMTMSLLFLISAGAGSWSLDAWLREETPHEAS is encoded by the coding sequence ATGAACAAGTTTTTGGTTTCCAGCCGGAATGCCGGGAGCGTGATTTTCATTCGAGTGGCTGTGGGGCTGATCTTTTTGACCCAGGGCATCCTCAAATACATCGACCCTCACATGGGTGTTCTTCGGTTTGCCAAACTCGGATTTCCGTACCCCGGATACACGGCGCATTTCGTGGGAACCTTCGAGATTGCTTGCGGCCTGCTGGTCTTGTTCGGTCTGTTCACGAGCGTCGCCAGCGTTCCACTCCTGATCGTAATCCTGACGGCGATCGCGACGACCAAAATCCCGGAACTGTTCCACTCCGGCCAGGGCTTCTGGTTCATGGTAAGCGACGCACGGACGGACTTCGCGATGACGATGAGTTTGCTTTTCCTAATCAGTGCTGGAGCCGGCTCATGGTCTCTCGACGCGTGGTTGCGGGAAGAAACCCCGCACGAAGCAAGTTAG
- the fabF gene encoding beta-ketoacyl-ACP synthase II: protein MRPMLERRVVVTGVGLVTPLGVGVDKNWEALMAGRSGIGLITRFDASGFPTRIAGEVKDFNPEDWIEKRDVKKMDPFIQYAVASAEQAMRQSGLKITEDNADQVGVLIGVGIGGLCTIEEYHKVFMETGLRHITPFFIPKLIGNLAPGQISIRYGARGVNFTTTSACASGSHAIGEAYRMIRLGYLDAAITGGSEAAITSLGVGGFAAMRALSTHNEVPEKASRPFDKQRDGFVMAEGSAALILEERDAAIARGAGIIAEVCGYAANSDAYHITSPAPEGRGAAKCMRMCLEDSDLDPNEVDYINAHGTSTEQGDIAETQAVKRVFGERAAKVAISSTKSMTGHTLGAAGAIESVYTVLAINRGMMPPTINQEFPDPECDLDYVPNKARPATIRIALNNSFGFGGTNTTLAFRAAVQS from the coding sequence ATGAGACCGATGCTTGAGCGCCGCGTGGTGGTCACCGGAGTAGGATTGGTGACTCCGCTCGGAGTCGGAGTGGACAAGAACTGGGAAGCCCTGATGGCGGGGCGGTCCGGTATTGGGCTGATTACGCGCTTTGACGCCTCGGGATTTCCCACCCGGATAGCAGGCGAGGTGAAGGATTTTAATCCGGAAGACTGGATCGAAAAGCGCGACGTCAAAAAAATGGACCCCTTCATCCAATATGCTGTCGCATCGGCCGAGCAGGCGATGCGACAGTCGGGGCTCAAGATCACCGAAGACAACGCCGACCAGGTCGGCGTGTTGATCGGCGTCGGCATCGGCGGCCTGTGCACCATCGAGGAGTACCATAAGGTCTTCATGGAGACCGGGCTGCGTCACATTACGCCGTTCTTCATCCCCAAGCTGATCGGCAACCTTGCGCCGGGCCAAATCTCGATTCGTTACGGAGCGCGCGGCGTCAATTTTACGACTACCAGCGCCTGCGCGTCGGGCAGCCATGCGATCGGCGAGGCCTACCGGATGATCAGGCTCGGCTATCTCGACGCCGCGATCACGGGCGGCTCGGAGGCGGCAATCACCTCGCTCGGGGTGGGCGGATTCGCCGCGATGCGCGCGCTTTCGACCCACAACGAAGTGCCGGAGAAGGCCAGCCGTCCATTCGACAAGCAGCGCGACGGATTCGTGATGGCGGAAGGATCGGCGGCGCTGATCCTCGAGGAACGCGACGCCGCCATCGCGCGCGGCGCCGGGATCATAGCCGAGGTCTGCGGTTACGCCGCCAACAGCGACGCCTACCACATCACCTCTCCCGCGCCCGAGGGGCGCGGCGCGGCCAAGTGCATGCGGATGTGCCTCGAAGACAGCGATCTCGATCCCAACGAGGTCGATTATATCAACGCCCATGGCACTTCGACCGAGCAAGGCGATATCGCCGAGACTCAAGCGGTAAAGCGCGTCTTCGGCGAGCGCGCCGCGAAAGTTGCGATTAGTTCGACCAAATCGATGACCGGGCACACCCTCGGCGCGGCCGGCGCGATCGAGTCGGTGTACACGGTCCTCGCCATCAATCGCGGGATGATGCCGCCGACCATCAACCAGGAATTTCCCGACCCCGAATGCGACCTCGATTACGTGCCCAACAAGGCGCGCCCCGCCACCATCCGGATCGCGCTCAACAATTCATTCGGGTTTGGCGGCACCAACACGACGCTGGCGTTCAGGGCCGCCGTCCAGAGCTGA
- the tkt gene encoding transketolase produces MASAADSKVNRPGLDQTCINAIRVLTIDAVQKANSGHCGLPMAMAPVGYLLYTRFMRHNPRNPEWFGRDRFVLSAGHGSMLLYSLLYLTGYDVSLDDIKQFRQLGSKTPGHPEYGAIEGVETTTGPLGQGFGNGVGMAMAAKHLEARFERDKSGLFDHRIFGICSDGDLMEGVASEAASIAGHLGLGNIVYIYDDNHVTIDGHTELSFDEDVCKRFDAYKWHTQVVEDANDLAALSKAIENGIKERSRPSLIRVRSIIGYGSPHKQGTSAAHSNPLGVEEVKLTKEFYGYPTEPPFFVPDDVLAHFHECVERGEDLERAWNAKFGAYSKKNSAEAAEFQAALAKDLPNGWDAELPVFTPKDSLATRVSAAQAEAAIGKKVWNLFGGSADLNESTFTDVKDGGDFERGHFEGRNPHFGIREHGMCAILNGLALHGGFIPYGSSFLCFTDYARPSIRLAAMMELQVVFVFTHDSIGVGEDGPTHEPIEHLSSLRAIPHLTVIRPGDANEAVEAWRTVMTHTHGPVLLALSRQKVPTLDRTKMAPASGARRGAYVLTESAGRPPEIILIASGSELSLVVDAKAKLEEKGKSVRVVSMPSENIFEQQDQAYRDSVLPPGIRRRLAVEAGAPMSWYRWVGLDGEIIGMTTFGASGKYEEVMKHFGFTVDNVVKHALKLLAR; encoded by the coding sequence TTGGCGAGTGCAGCGGATAGCAAAGTGAACCGGCCCGGCCTGGACCAAACCTGTATCAACGCGATTCGCGTGCTGACGATCGACGCGGTCCAAAAGGCGAACTCCGGGCACTGCGGATTGCCGATGGCGATGGCGCCGGTGGGCTATCTGCTCTACACGCGGTTCATGCGCCACAACCCGAGAAATCCAGAGTGGTTCGGGCGCGATCGATTTGTGCTGTCGGCCGGCCACGGCTCGATGCTCCTCTACAGCCTGCTCTATCTCACTGGCTACGACGTTTCGCTCGACGACATCAAGCAATTTCGCCAGCTCGGAAGCAAAACGCCCGGACATCCCGAGTACGGCGCGATCGAAGGCGTCGAGACGACCACCGGCCCGCTCGGCCAGGGCTTCGGCAACGGGGTTGGAATGGCGATGGCGGCGAAGCATCTCGAAGCGCGCTTCGAGCGCGACAAATCGGGGCTGTTCGATCATCGCATCTTCGGCATTTGCAGCGATGGCGACTTGATGGAAGGTGTCGCCAGCGAGGCGGCGTCGATCGCGGGTCATCTCGGGCTGGGCAACATCGTCTATATCTACGACGACAACCACGTGACCATCGACGGCCACACCGAGCTCAGCTTCGACGAGGACGTGTGCAAACGCTTCGACGCTTACAAATGGCATACCCAGGTCGTCGAGGATGCGAACGATCTCGCGGCGCTGTCCAAGGCGATCGAAAATGGAATCAAGGAGAGGAGCCGGCCGTCGCTGATCCGGGTCCGCTCGATCATCGGCTACGGCAGCCCGCATAAGCAGGGGACCTCGGCCGCGCACAGCAATCCGCTCGGCGTCGAAGAGGTGAAGCTGACCAAGGAATTCTACGGATATCCGACCGAGCCGCCATTCTTTGTTCCCGACGATGTGCTGGCGCATTTCCACGAATGCGTCGAGCGTGGCGAGGATCTCGAGCGGGCGTGGAACGCAAAGTTCGGGGCATACTCCAAAAAAAATTCCGCCGAGGCCGCCGAATTCCAGGCGGCGCTGGCGAAAGATCTACCCAACGGATGGGACGCCGAGCTGCCGGTCTTCACGCCCAAGGATTCTCTCGCGACCCGGGTGTCAGCCGCGCAGGCCGAGGCGGCGATCGGGAAAAAAGTCTGGAATCTGTTCGGCGGCTCCGCCGACTTGAACGAGTCCACCTTCACCGACGTCAAGGACGGCGGCGATTTCGAGCGCGGGCATTTCGAAGGCCGCAATCCGCATTTCGGAATCCGCGAGCACGGCATGTGCGCGATCCTCAACGGCCTCGCGCTGCACGGCGGGTTCATCCCCTACGGCTCGAGCTTCCTGTGCTTTACCGACTACGCACGGCCGTCGATTCGGCTGGCGGCAATGATGGAACTCCAGGTGGTGTTCGTCTTTACCCATGATTCAATCGGCGTGGGCGAGGACGGCCCGACTCATGAACCGATCGAGCATCTGTCGTCGCTGCGCGCGATTCCGCATCTCACCGTGATTCGCCCCGGCGATGCGAACGAGGCGGTCGAGGCCTGGCGCACCGTCATGACTCACACGCATGGCCCGGTTCTGCTCGCGCTCTCGCGCCAGAAGGTTCCGACGCTCGATCGCACGAAGATGGCGCCCGCCAGCGGCGCCCGGCGCGGCGCGTACGTGCTGACGGAGAGCGCCGGACGGCCGCCGGAGATCATTCTGATTGCGTCGGGGTCGGAACTGTCGCTGGTGGTCGATGCGAAAGCGAAGCTTGAAGAGAAGGGCAAGTCGGTGCGCGTGGTGAGCATGCCCAGCGAGAATATTTTCGAGCAGCAGGACCAGGCCTATCGCGACTCGGTACTGCCGCCGGGCATTCGGCGCCGGCTCGCGGTCGAAGCGGGCGCGCCGATGTCATGGTACCGATGGGTCGGACTCGACGGCGAGATTATCGGGATGACGACTTTCGGCGCGTCGGGCAAATACGAAGAAGTGATGAAGCATTTCGGCTTCACCGTGGACAACGTCGTCAAGCACGCGCTGAAATTGCTCGCGCGCTAG